CCCATTTGGGTAGCTGGCCCCCCAGTTTGGAAATCTATGCAAATAATTTACCCCCAGGGGCGGAATAAGAGATACAGAAGAACAAAGGTGTATATAGGGCCCAGTGGGTTTCCTGAGTGGTGAGAAATGGCCTTAAATGTACAGTGCTGGATCGCCCCCTGCACATCACTTCCTGACACCAACTCATCAAATAACCCACTACTGCATTACTCTCCTGCTTCTTCAGTCAGCTCCCAAAAAGGGCCTGAATCAAACTAGTGGTAGGCAGGCTGAAGAGGTCATGTCTGAAGCCCCCCACAGTTGTGCCCTAAGCACATGCCACTTCTGCTTATCCCTAGTTTCAGCCCAAAGTACCACACGCCAGCAAACTGATGAGTAGCTGCTACAGGCACAGTCTATTGCACAGAGGATCTCCAAGATGAAAACGCATAATTCTAAGGTTGTGAAAGGGGTGGGGCTTTATGAGGAGTGGGTGTGGCATTGTGGGTAGAGCTTTGGCATAATTAGGAAATAGCCAGGGTGACCATGCTTGCAGGGAGCAAGAAAAACTTTTGAGAGATGCATTTTGTTTATTGGGGCCCCATATTACTTGTTGGAAGAGTCCAGCACCCAGCTGATCAGTGAGCTAATAATTTATACAACCTGTGTACAACCTGTGGGTAGGGCCTCACTTATTAAGTATGGCTCCTTGGCCACAGGCAATATAATTAACATTAGTGACATGTGTCTTGAGAATAGCCCTATTCAAGACGCAGCTTGTACCCCCAATGTTCTGTCCACAAAGAACCTGTGCCAACTTCTTGAATACTAAGAATGCCCCTGTGCCTTCCAGCTGTCATTATCTAATTGTCAGAATAACTGGCTTAATGTCTACTAATGTACATTACTGCGTACCGCTGGTGTCCATTTCCCCATTTAGAGCAGCCCTACCTGACAAAAGTTGTATCTTTAATTTTCCCTGCATGCATGTGGGATCAACCCTTTACTGGCACCCAACTTTAACCAGGTCCAGATAAATGataacagtgtccctttaaatacaaactaCACAGAAGGCATAGAGCCAACCTAATAAGATGTAAGCCATGAAACAATTAAGCTCTACCCACAACCCCCAATATTTTGACTACTCTATTGCTGCCTCATTTACATCTAATTATAATCCTCGTCTTCCGCCAAATAAACCTCTCCAGAGGTTCCCTGACACCCATTTTACAGACTATAAAGATCCAGGCACTTACAAATGCAATGCCATTGAGTTTGTCCATGCAGCTACTGCACAAAGAATGCCTAGCACAGCACCCCTAGAGGCCAATTTATAAACACATGCACAGCTGCTATTATAGTTTATGACCTTCACAGCCTCCATTACTGAAGTGGTGCAAGGTCCAAAttgcaatttctttaataaattatgcAGTTCAGTATTTTCCCTGCAGAACTCAAACTGTAGGTCAATCACAACTTGTGCTCTATGCACCAACATGGCCACAGATTAGCATAGTTTGGCAGTATGGTGGAAAGCAACCAAAATGGTCTGTTTCTGGGCTACGTCGGCTTGTGCTAAACAGCCTTACAACAGGAGGCCAGCAGTAGTTTTCTGTTCAACAGAACTATAAAGGAAAAGTTCAGACGAATGTGCTCCCTCAAGAACATTCCTTTTTCATAATAAACAACAACTATCACACCCAGGGCTCAAGCCCTTGCATATTACATCACAAGTTCACATATTTTTGGGGGTGTACAAATTACTGTTGGATTAACCAATCACAATAACTGCTGTTCTAATGCAAGAAAGCGACTACAGTCACTGCTGGCCACAAATGGGCTAAAATGAGGGTAACTGCTGGCAGCAAAGCAGTCCAATCATTGTTCTGCTGCAGGAAGTGGGACGCCCTTAATGAACTTCATGTTCTAGAAGCCAAATGGAGGAGTGTGCAGTGTGGGTGGTGAGGTTGAAAAGACAAAGGCAGAATGTGCAATTATAATCTAGGATTGTTAGCAATGTCAAGATCTCAATCCAATCTGTGTTAAGAACAAGTCAAGAGTGTCATCACTGTGTCACAATTGTATGCTATACAGTTAGGCTCTTTTCTGATTTTGGATTGTGTCAAGTACGCCCTTAGGTGTCATAAAGACACTGCTGTCACTTTTGCTGTTTGAGAAGACAAAAACCCATGGTAGATTCACTTGTATAATGACCATTTATGAGTGCAAGTGCAGTGTGTAATTTTGAACACAATCGGCATGTTTGCTTACCCCCTATGTAGTGGGGTTTTTTCCCCGTAACTCTGTGCCATTGCGGTCTCCAGGGGGAGTTGCCGTTAACTCATTTGCAACTGATGTGCCAAAACTGACACTGTTGCACTTGAGAATAGGATGCAGTTGGGCTGAAAATATTCACTTCTGGAGCTAAAAGTCTAAATTATATTTGTGTGgtggtggtagcttcagggtttccTGCATCAATAGACATTGTGCTTGCATTTCAACAATGGTTCTTTCTGTGCAAGTCTGCTGTGTCTATTGAGCCAGCTGCATTGGGAACCCCGGGTTTCCCTGCATCAAAAGACATACCTATACTTATTTTGGAACTGTAGGCAAGAGGAAGGCAGTGGCACTGATTGGAACTATTACAAGTGAACAAGAACAGGAAAGAACCCCGCCTATATCTAGCAGTGATTtcaagtaaccaaaaaaaaaacccaaaaaaaaccccgAAGTATATTACCATACCACTGATAAATAGAATTTTATTTACCACTATTTCAATTTACTGATTGGAACTATATGTAGTGGCGTTACAATGGTGAATGggccccccccacaaaaaaaaatctttggagggaccCAGCATGCACCTACCCACACTTCTACTCCCTGGGTGCACCAGTAAGATTGAAGCTGGGAAGGGGGGATTTCTTACatctatagaggaagtagacccttgGTCCATGCCCCCCAGTGACTGTGGggttgcttcctctatagttacaccactgactatatcaggggtgtccaaactttttgcaacaagtgtcagtacgtgtctattgcgaacaccttcagcacacaagcagcagtatagaccaattGGCAGATCATTTCAGTAATGTGTCAAAATATTACGGCTACGGCTACGCAATTCCTGATCGCACTATGCTGGCGggctgcattattattaatttcatgatggaggctgagggccagtgtaaatttgaaaacgggtcacaattggcccctgggcctgactttggTCATGCCTGGATAATATGGAATGCTAGAGTAAAATTAACCAATAGGTGAGAAcatgaacagaaagataaataatataaaggtGGTGAGATTGAAAAAACAAAGGCAGAATGTGAAATTATAATCTAGGATTATTAGCAATGTCAAAATCTCAATCCAAGTAACGAGTCTTCCTGCAGTGttacaattgtaaaataaatagttaGGCTCTTTTCTGATTTACGAATGTGTCAAATATGCCCTTAGGTGTCATAAAGACACTGCTGTCACTTTTGCTGTTAAATAACAGTgaaattgtagcctcatagagcaatagtATTTTgatactattatatattattatactattgCATTGCATTTTGATACTATTGATAATAGTCAGAGTCAGTGACCAAACCTCGCCAACAAAGAGCATTTTAACTAGAGAGACGcaaaagaggaaagcaaataatttaagaactataaaagaccaactgaaaaaaggGAGTGTAACTCCTGAAACGGTTCAGCTGTGATATTCAGACACATATACACACGTGTATATACCTGTGCTATTTAAAATGGTTCCCCATGATCCATTTCTCTTACAGTAGAAAATAGTTGGCAACTGGAGAGACAAATGACCAACCTAAATCTCTTTTGCTTTTTCGCATGACCTGAAAGGACTGACAGTTATCTCTATATAAAATTTGCCTAAGGGGCACTTATTCGTTCTGACCCAAATTAAAAGAATGTTACCTATTAGTAGTTTACATGCATGAGCTGCTATTTCTAGCAATTATATGACAGCAAATACAGGTACCATCAGGaagcatttttattattgtgCAGATAGTTACCAATGATCGAGGCCATGTGTTTATCAGTGAATGTATTCATTATGCAGCACCAAGTACACAATTACCAGTAAAATATAAAAGGGTGTatccaaaaatagaaatagtgGTCTATGTGTCACCCAGAGCATGCCTTTTATACTAAACTACcagcagaaataaaatgttactgtATAATTGGATAACTTTTTTCCATATGCACTCTGAATGTTTATTATATTGTCAATCATGGCTTGCAATTATAGCTGAAGCTGAAACCACACAGGCAGATCCCACCTTTGCAACCTGACAGCAAATAAGCAGATGACTAGCCAGTTTGCCAAGGAAAATTGGCCAATTAAGGCCTAGATCTGGTATTTTGGCATTTAGAGGAATGTAGCTACAGGGTTTGCAAGTGAGCCTTGGGGTCTTAGGGATCCCAAATAAACATAACTTTTTCCATGGAAGACAAAATGGGGAGTAATTCCATAACATTGGTTTAGGCATTTACTgagggcaacaaaaaaaaacgtttagAATGAATGAACTTCAGTTGTAACTGGAATTTACTCACATATGACAGCTGAACTTTTTTAGTTACCTGAAACATTCTGTTCATGCGGAAGGTCAGACCAGACCCAGAAACTTAAAACTGTAAAGAATAAATGATGCCACTCCATATAGCTACTGTACCCATTGGGCTGGTAAAGCTTTAGCTGCCTTTTTAGTAACTTGCAGAAAAAGATTGAACTTAGACTTGTTCCTTCAACCTCATATACTATATAACTATGACTTTAAGGCAGTGGTTCCAAAACTGTGGGAATGGCCCCCTGGTAGATTTCTGTGGCTGAAGGTTCCACACCGAAGGCAAGATGGGCATATATTTGGGTAGAATGCTTATTTCTGTCCTAGCTACACCTGTAAGCCCATCTTGATAGTCAATTACACGTATTTGCTGTCCTATATACCAACAACTATACATATGTGAGTAAATGGCTGACAAAGCAGTATTTCCATTTATCTTTAACGTTGAAGACACCTCTTTAAAACTGAGGGGTCAAATGTTGGGTACTCAAGGGGAGTTTGAACTGAATAAATCTGAATACCCCTACTTTAAGGCATTGGTATGTGTGTAGTGTGGGGCAAGTAAATACCCTGAGGCTCATTAGTGGAAGCCTTGTGCTGGCTAGGTGCCATAAAAAGCTACTTTAGGGTCACATCCAACCTATATGCCTTGAATCGCAATAAGAGCGTTTCCAAGCCAAAGTAAATTTTCacctattttttttgttcttattttaatGTTAAGCAATAACTCTAATCAGCTCAGCAACTACTAACCACTAAGGCAAAGAAATAATAGACTGCAATCGTATATATTGTTAAGGTAGGCAGTCAATTTGGATTTCAGTTGTATATAACttgtattcatttgtttttttgtctccCTCATCTTCATCATGGCCTCTGAACCATCCATCCATCATGGCCACCCAGATTGCCAGTATCCACAGAAATGAAGCATCACAGAATGAAAAGGGCCCGCTGACCAAGGGCTAGTTGGAGCCGGCCTCCAACATGGCTAATGGCAGCGAGTCAGAAGAGCTGTCCGGTTCCCTTTCACAGTCAACTGTGATCTCGACGCATCTCAAGCTGGTacttttgggatttattatttgTGCCAGTTTAGCAGGCAATCTTCTTGTTTCTCTGCTGGTGCTCAAAGATAGATCCTTGCACAAGGCCCCATACTACTTTTTGTTAGATCTCTGCCTTGCTGATGCTATACGCTCCTCTGCCTGCTTCCCATTTGTCCTACTTTCTATTCGCAATGGCTCAGCTTGGGCATACAGCCTGCTAAGTTGTAAAGTTGTGGCCTTCATGGCTGTCCTCTTCTGCTTTCATGCCTCCTTCATGCTCTTCTGTATAAGTGTCACACGCTACATGGCTATTGCACACCATCGCTTCTACTCTAAGAGAATGACACTCTGGACGTGCATTGCAGTTATCTGCATGGTCTGGACACTGTCAGTTGCCATGGCATTTCCACCGGTCTTTGATGTAGGAACCTACAAGTTCATCCGTGAAGAAGACCAGTGTATTTTCGAGCACCGCTATTTCAAAGCCAATGATACACTTGGATTTATGCTAATGCTAGCTGTGCTCATAGTTGCAACTCATATAGTCTACGCCAAACTGCTCCTCTTTGAGTACCGCCATCGAAAAATGAAGCCAGTACAGATGGTGCCAGCAATCAGCCAAAATTGGACATTCCATGGGCCAGGAGCTACTGGGCAGGCAGCAGCTAACTGGATTGCTGGATTTGGTAGAGGGCCGATGCCCCCGACTTTGCTGGGAATACGTCAGAACACCCATACTGCCAACAGGCGTCTGTTGGGAATGGATGAGTTTAAAAGTGAGAAGAGGTTGGGGCGGATGTTTTATGGGATTACCCTCAGCTTCTTGGTGCTTTGGTCACCCTATATTGTGGCCTGTTATTGGAGGGTATTTGTCAAAACCTGCAGCATCCCTCATCGTTACTTATCCACTGCAGTGTGGATGACATTCACTCAGGCTGGGGTCAACCCCATTATGTGTTTCCTTCTCAACAAAGACCTGAAGAGCTGTCTACAGCTCCACATCCCCTGCTGGAGGACGAAAGCATTGCTACCCAGGGAGCCTTACTGTGTTATGTAAGATGAAAGCGCTACACACCCAACCAAACCCAACATAACCTCAGCATTTGAAGAACACTACATGGGCTAGGTGGCAAAGACTGGGGCAGTTTGATCACTTTCCACTgatgaatacaaacaaaaaaacaagcataaaagaccatttttttaaaaaaaaacaaaaaaacatttctttttctagACCAAGATGTATTTGTGATGCTGATTAAAAGAGGACAGGGGGTTGGTACAAGAATTTCGAGGGGGgaattttttccttttacagGCAAAAAGGGTGATGGTTTGGGTGGGAAGGGTTGGAGATGAAGGGAAAGTGAAATATGGTCTGTGGGGTGATTTGGGCAACAGACAGGAatctatgtatttgtttttttgaatttatttattgacAAGGTTATAATGTCAACAGTTATATTAATGTCTTTTGATTGATACCAACGTAAAAGGAGCTtcttttttcccttatttttctTCAACATTGAAATTCATACATATGACTGCTTGaatgtaaaaagaaaaggttGCATTTGCCCATCTTAATATTACTGGATTTCTGaggttaaaaacatgaaaaaaatacaagaacAAGAAGAAAAGCTTAATTAGGCTTATATAGGTCAATGTAGGTCaaacttgtttatataattagATCCCCTGAAGTCAACCCCTCAAGAAATGCAAGCAATTGAGTTTAATAAAGGGGAATGCATATGGTGGATTAAGTTTATG
This Xenopus laevis strain J_2021 chromosome 8S, Xenopus_laevis_v10.1, whole genome shotgun sequence DNA region includes the following protein-coding sequences:
- the gpr173.S gene encoding probable G-protein coupled receptor 173, which produces MANGSESEELSGSLSQSTVISTHLKLVLLGFIICASLAGNLLVSLLVLKDRSLHKAPYYFLLDLCLADAIRSSACFPFVLLSIRNGSAWAYSLLSCKVVAFMAVLFCFHASFMLFCISVTRYMAIAHHRFYSKRMTLWTCIAVICMVWTLSVAMAFPPVFDVGTYKFIREEDQCIFEHRYFKANDTLGFMLMLAVLIVATHIVYAKLLLFEYRHRKMKPVQMVPAISQNWTFHGPGATGQAAANWIAGFGRGPMPPTLLGIRQNTHTANRRLLGMDEFKSEKRLGRMFYGITLSFLVLWSPYIVACYWRVFVKTCSIPHRYLSTAVWMTFTQAGVNPIMCFLLNKDLKSCLQLHIPCWRTKALLPREPYCVM